Proteins encoded within one genomic window of Eleutherodactylus coqui strain aEleCoq1 chromosome 1, aEleCoq1.hap1, whole genome shotgun sequence:
- the MRPL43 gene encoding large ribosomal subunit protein mL43 — MTARGSPSRFLQSVLHNGIGRYVYQLKRLTLTFSKDAQPSRGVREYIEEKVVDFAKQNPSVVVYINPKPCRVPKLVAEYMNGSVREEDINSKTAEDLAQLIQKMANQSGLDIIRIRKPYHTDNPSIQGQWHPFTNKPTALALQSFGAVGQQTDSP, encoded by the exons ATGACAGCGAGGGGCTCCCCCAGCCGCTTCCTGCAGAGCGTGCTGCACAACGGGATCGGCCGATATGTGTACCAGCTCAAGAGGCTGACCCTCACCTTCAGCAAGGACGCACAGCCCTCGCGGGGAGTCAG ggaatataTTGAAGAGAAAGTAGTTGACTTTGCCAAGCAGAATCCTAGTGTTGTTGTGTATATCAATCCCAAGCCATGCAGAGTACCCAAGCTGGTGGCAGAATATA TGAATGGAAGTGTCCGAGAAGAAGACATCAACAGTAAGACTGCTGAGGACCTAGCACAGCTCATACAGAAAATGGCCAACCAGTCTGGTCTGGATATCATTCGTATTCGCAAACCCTACCACACAGACAACCCCAGCATTCAGGGACAGTGGCATCCTTTTACCAACAAGCCAACCGCTCTTGCTCTCCAGTCCTTCGGTGCTGTCGGCCAACAGACAGACTCTCCATGA